In a single window of the Candidatus Kaiserbacteria bacterium genome:
- the rplE gene encoding 50S ribosomal protein L5 — protein sequence MKTMKETLQGTYAALKEECGYTNVMQAPRVSKVVISTGTGKIQDKQKLVLIQDRLARITGQKLMPRPAKQSIASFKLREGEIIGYQATLRGPRMHDFLHKLIHLSIPQTRDFRGLKVGAIDEMGNYTIGIKEHTIFPETADEEIKDVFGFAITIVTTAKTKKEAEALLRYIGLPLKAKGTAEEKKVKKDSKRRK from the coding sequence ATGAAAACAATGAAAGAAACATTACAAGGAACCTATGCAGCCCTCAAAGAGGAGTGTGGGTATACGAATGTAATGCAAGCACCACGTGTTTCAAAGGTGGTGATTTCAACCGGTACCGGAAAGATTCAAGACAAACAAAAATTGGTACTTATTCAGGATCGTCTTGCACGTATCACAGGGCAAAAATTAATGCCCCGTCCTGCTAAACAGTCCATTGCATCATTTAAGCTTCGTGAGGGTGAGATTATTGGCTACCAGGCTACACTTCGTGGTCCGCGTATGCATGATTTTCTCCATAAGTTGATTCACCTTTCTATTCCTCAGACACGCGACTTCCGCGGACTCAAGGTGGGAGCAATTGATGAAATGGGTAATTACACTATCGGCATCAAGGAACACACCATTTTCCCAGAAACTGCTGACGAGGAAATCAAGGATGTATTTGGATTTGCAATCACTATCGTTACCACTGCAAAGACAAAGAAAGAAGCAGAGGCACTCCTCCGCTACATCGGACTCCCCCTCAAAGCAAAGGGAACTGCTGAAGAAAAGAAAGTAAAGAAAGATTCAAAACGCAGAAAATAG